The nucleotide window TTCTAAGGGACCTACGGGAAGGGCTGCCTGCAACAAAGCAGCTCTGGGGTTACTTCGAGGTTCCCAACTTCGACTGGATTGTGCAAAGGGTCGCGGTCCTCGACGTGATCTACGAGCACGTTCACTACTTCAGCCACAATTCGCTGCAAGAGCTCTTTGTCAAGGTCGGCTACGGCGTGCGCCATTGCCGGAGCACGTACCACGACCAGTACCTGGGGGCAGAGGTGGAATTCTGGCCCCTGCGCTCGACGCGACGCCGCAGGCCCCAGCGCGCCCCCCAAATGCGGGGCCTGCAGGACTTCCGCGTGAGGTGCGAACGTTTCCTCCAGCGGTGGAGGGAATTCTTCTTCGAGCAGCTGCGCGCAGGCCGGAAGATCGTCCTGTGGGGTATCGGCTCCAAGGCGGTCAACCTGCTGAACCTTCTGGAGCTCGGCTCCCAGCCCGTGTGGCTGATCGACCAGAATCCCCGTAAGCAGGGCAGGTACGCGGCCGGCACGGCCTTGGTCATTCTGGCGCCCGAACAGGCAAGGTCGATCCGACCGGACATCGTGCTCGCATTGAATCCCGCGTATAGGCACGAGGTCCAAAACACGATGGCCAAGCTCGGAGTGCAGTGCGAAGTCTTGGCTGTGCAATGAACCGACCCGTGTTGACAGAGCACCAAGTCCTGAAGGAAAAGGCTTCCGCCACGGGAAGACAGCACACAGGAAAGGAGCGCACCGGTGCCCGGAATCTACGGTGTGGTGACAGAGGACATCGAGGAAGTGGTCAAACCGTTGGAGCCCGCCATACGCCGTCTCTTGACGCACGGTGAAGGATACCGAGCGGCTCATTATGCCGAAGCGGGCGTACTTCTTGGCCATGTCGCGTTGGAAAAGGGCGACGAACATCTGGCCATAGCCCAGGAGGACGAGAAAACGATCGTCCTGGATGGGGTGATCTACGATGGGGAGAGCGTAGGTCTGTCGGGCCCGGCCGCAGGAGCTGCAGCGGCGCAGCAAGTGTCGCGGCTCGTCGGCGAAATGGGCATGAGCATGGTGGCTCGCCTCAACGGTTCGTTCGTGGGGTGCCTTTGGAATCGGCGAGAAAGAGAGCTGGTGCTGTTCAACGACCGCTATGGACTGCGACCCCTATACTACTGCCATGTCCCGGGAAAAGGGCTGGCGTTCGCCCCAGACGTCAAGGCGCTGCGCCCCATCCCATGGGTACCCTTTCGTCCGAGCGAGGAGGGAGTGGTCGAGTTTCTTGAGTTTCGCCAGCTCCTGGACGACCGGACATTGTTTGATGGGATTCGCCTATTCCCTCCCGGATGCATTGCCCGTTGGAAAAATGGGCGGCTCCATTTGGAGCGCTACTGGGATTACCGCCCGCAGCCGGCGCAAATGAGCCTTCAGGAGGCCGTTCACCGGTTCCACTGCTTGATGCAGCAGGCGGTCCGAAGACAACTGAAGACTTCTCGTCCGGTAGGCCTGCTGCTTAGTGGGGGCCTCGATTCCCGGTCCGTGCTCGCACCCGCAGTTCCCGTCGCTCCCCACCTCCGTACCTACACCTACGGTACACCGCGCGCAGCCGACGTCCGATTGGCGAAACGATTGGCCTCAGCGTGTGGCGTGTTCCACCGTTTGATTCTCCAGGAACCGACCTTTCTGGAGAAGGTGGGGGAGGAGGGGGTCTGGATTACCGAGGGGATGCTTCCCTGCGAACGCTTCCAGGCCTTCGATGCTTACCCGACAATCCTCGCCGACGGGACGGAGGTACTTCTCTCGGGAGTTTCCGGGGACTTACTCACGGGGTGTTACCTGAAACCACGCTTCCTGGAGGCGAGAGCAAAAACTAGCTTGGAAGATGCGATCCCCTTCCTGCGGCCCCAGCCTTTTGCCAAGCCCGAGCGAAAGGAGCTCCTTACCCCTCGGCTCTACGCTCGGTACGCCGAGCACGCGGAGGAAACGCTCCGTCAGGCCTTAGAGCGCTACCGCGACGGCTGGACACCTCAACAGGCGTTCGACCACTTCCGATGGTACCAATTTCACCGGAGGATCGTCGTCTTTGCCGCCAAACTCGCCTCGGTGCACTTCGACGTCCGGAGTCCTTTCTACGACTACGACCTGGTCGATTTCCTGGCGACCGTGCCTTTTGAGCTGAAGCTGGGGCAACGCTTCTACCGGGAGTGGTTTGCTACCTTTTACCCGGACCTCGCACGTATTCCATCTCCTCGTTACGGCCTTCCGATCCGCCAGCCGATCTGGCCCGTGCGGGCGATCCACAAGCTTAACCCGATGCGTAACCCGTACTTCTGGGATGGCCTGGCCCGAGGGCGGTATTGGCTCCGAAAAATAGGCCTGGGTAGCCTGGTGACCTTGCGGCCGGTGCCGAGTGGAGGTGCCGACTATCCCGAATGGTACCGGGGGCCTCTCCGGAACTACGTGCTGAGGCTTCTGACCGCGCCAGACGCCCGCTACCCGGAATTCGTACAGCGCGATACGGTCCATCGCATGCTCAGGGAGCATTGGGAGGTCCGGCACGACTATCACAGCTCGAAACTCGGGCTCGTGCTCACGCTCGAGCTCTGGTTGCGCAGGTTCTTCCAGTGACTCGGCGCGGACTCACAGACCTGGCCAGACACTCGACGGTCTATGCCCTCGGTAACTTTCTGCAGAGGGCCATAGGCTTTCTCCTCATCCCTGTGTACACCCGCCTTCTGACCCCTGCCGATTACGGCATCCTGGAGATTCTGAACGTCTCCCTGGAGGTCATCCTTATTTTCTGCCAGTTTGGGGTCGGGACCGGACTGATGCGGGCGCTGCTTTACCAAGCCAACTCCAGGGACGAGCAAAAGATCGCCTTCGCTACGGCCTTCTGGTTCGTAGCCTTCGCCTCCTCTCTTGTCCTCTCTACAGCGTGCCTGTTCAGCCGGCCGATCGCCAATCTCACTACCGGGAATCCAGACCTCTCCACCTGGTTTCGGCTGATCTTCGTGGCGGGGATCCTGCAAGTCAACGCCTCCGTTGTCCTTCGGGTTTACCGGGCTGAACTCCGCTCGGTGGCCTTCTGTGCCATACAACTTGCGGCTTTTACCATCGGCCTCGTGCTCAACATCTACTTCCTGGCGGTTCTGCACACGGGTGTGAGGGGTGTCCTTTTCAGCGAGATCATTAGCTCTGCCTTCTTGTTTTTCACGAGCGCGTTTTTCCTGCGGGACTTCTTCACATTCTCTTTCTCATGGCCATTCCTGCGCGGAATGCTCCGCTTCGGGGCCCCGTTCATCCCGGCGTTCCTGTCCATGTGGGTCCTCACGGGCGCGGACCGTTATTTCCTGCAACATTTCAGCAGCGCTACGGAAGTCGGCCTCTATTCCTTAGGCATGCGGTTCGCCCTTATTCTGCAGTTCCTTTTCCGGACGCCACTGGATCAGAATTGGGCGGCCGTGTACTATCCGCTTGCCAAACAGCCCGGGGGTGAACGAGAGATCGGCAAGCTCGTCGCCTATGTCTATGCCGCAGGTTGTTTCCTGGCGCTCGGCATCGGTCTGTTCGCCGGACCCGCGATCCGGGTTTTGGCTTCCCCGGCTTTTCACGCCAGTCAACGAGTGGTACCCATTCTGCTCGCGGCAGTGCTCCTGAATGCTTTGAATCTCTGCGTCTCCGTCGGCGTCAACGTGGCAGGCCGGTCAGAGTTTACCTCCATGATCGCGCTCCCCGCAGCGGCACTCAATCTGCTCCTCAACTGGTGGTTGGTCCCCCCCTATGGAATGATGGGGGCAGCTGCAGCCACCGCATTCTCCTTTGCCGCCATGGTCGTGGCCCACTATTTGGTCAGTCAGAGGCTGTACCGAGTGGAATATGACTGGGGACGCATACTGAAGGCTACTCTTGCCCTGGCGGTCCCGGCCGCGATCCGCATCTCGGTGCCGACGCCGGTCTTGCCGGGCGAGATCGCGTTGGCCGTCGGACTCCTTGCTCTCTACCCGACGCTCCTCTTTGCCACTGGGTTCATTGGACCGTCGGAAGCGCGCTGGCTGAGGGAGCGAATTGAGCGCTCCGCACACAGACTGGGCGTCGCCCTGGGGGTAAGGACATGACGCGCCGGCTGGTTGTCGTGAGCTACGACTTCGCGCCTCGGCTCAGCCCGGGAACATTGCGTTGGCTCAGGCTGGTCCGCTACCTCCCAGATCAGGGGTGGTTGCCCGCCGTGGTTACCAGCGCCGACTCCAATGGGCTGCAGGACGTGGAGCTGTTGGAGCAGATCCCACCTGCGGTCTCGGTCACCCGAGTCCCCACCTTGGGGACTTATCCCCGCGTCGTGGGAGCGATCGATCGCCTGTCTGGGTTGCGTTCCCGTCTGATGCGCCGCGAGAAAACCTCTCCCGTTTCTCATCACGAATGCCGTTCTTCCCGTGGCAGAGCGGCTGGTCCAGGCGACTACCTGGTCTCCCATCTTTTCGTCCCGGATCACGCTGTGGACTGGCTGCCCCGAGCCCTCCCTGCGGCCCAGCAGATCCTCCGCCAACACCAGAGCCGCCTTCTCATCACCACGTCCCCACCCCATTCGGTCCATCTGCTGGGACTCGCCATCAAACGGGCGGCGCCCTGGCGTGTCCGCTGGATTGCCGATTTCC belongs to candidate division KSB1 bacterium and includes:
- a CDS encoding class I SAM-dependent methyltransferase; translation: MQCPICESGDLQTVLEMRNVPVYCNVLLDDPEEALSVPRGDVKLSVCPVCGHGVNCAFESARVGYERLNYENSLHFSQTFRRFARRLARSLVQRYGLRGRTILEIGCGRGDYLRLLRDLAQTKGIGFDPGLAATDIPTEDPQIRLLPVSFQPELVPEEVDFVIGRHVLEHLEHPAELLRDLREGLPATKQLWGYFEVPNFDWIVQRVAVLDVIYEHVHYFSHNSLQELFVKVGYGVRHCRSTYHDQYLGAEVEFWPLRSTRRRRPQRAPQMRGLQDFRVRCERFLQRWREFFFEQLRAGRKIVLWGIGSKAVNLLNLLELGSQPVWLIDQNPRKQGRYAAGTALVILAPEQARSIRPDIVLALNPAYRHEVQNTMAKLGVQCEVLAVQ
- a CDS encoding asparagine synthase-related protein; amino-acid sequence: MPGIYGVVTEDIEEVVKPLEPAIRRLLTHGEGYRAAHYAEAGVLLGHVALEKGDEHLAIAQEDEKTIVLDGVIYDGESVGLSGPAAGAAAAQQVSRLVGEMGMSMVARLNGSFVGCLWNRRERELVLFNDRYGLRPLYYCHVPGKGLAFAPDVKALRPIPWVPFRPSEEGVVEFLEFRQLLDDRTLFDGIRLFPPGCIARWKNGRLHLERYWDYRPQPAQMSLQEAVHRFHCLMQQAVRRQLKTSRPVGLLLSGGLDSRSVLAPAVPVAPHLRTYTYGTPRAADVRLAKRLASACGVFHRLILQEPTFLEKVGEEGVWITEGMLPCERFQAFDAYPTILADGTEVLLSGVSGDLLTGCYLKPRFLEARAKTSLEDAIPFLRPQPFAKPERKELLTPRLYARYAEHAEETLRQALERYRDGWTPQQAFDHFRWYQFHRRIVVFAAKLASVHFDVRSPFYDYDLVDFLATVPFELKLGQRFYREWFATFYPDLARIPSPRYGLPIRQPIWPVRAIHKLNPMRNPYFWDGLARGRYWLRKIGLGSLVTLRPVPSGGADYPEWYRGPLRNYVLRLLTAPDARYPEFVQRDTVHRMLREHWEVRHDYHSSKLGLVLTLELWLRRFFQ
- a CDS encoding lipopolysaccharide biosynthesis protein, producing MTRRGLTDLARHSTVYALGNFLQRAIGFLLIPVYTRLLTPADYGILEILNVSLEVILIFCQFGVGTGLMRALLYQANSRDEQKIAFATAFWFVAFASSLVLSTACLFSRPIANLTTGNPDLSTWFRLIFVAGILQVNASVVLRVYRAELRSVAFCAIQLAAFTIGLVLNIYFLAVLHTGVRGVLFSEIISSAFLFFTSAFFLRDFFTFSFSWPFLRGMLRFGAPFIPAFLSMWVLTGADRYFLQHFSSATEVGLYSLGMRFALILQFLFRTPLDQNWAAVYYPLAKQPGGEREIGKLVAYVYAAGCFLALGIGLFAGPAIRVLASPAFHASQRVVPILLAAVLLNALNLCVSVGVNVAGRSEFTSMIALPAAALNLLLNWWLVPPYGMMGAAAATAFSFAAMVVAHYLVSQRLYRVEYDWGRILKATLALAVPAAIRISVPTPVLPGEIALAVGLLALYPTLLFATGFIGPSEARWLRERIERSAHRLGVALGVRT